In Corynebacterium ulcerans, one genomic interval encodes:
- a CDS encoding dihydrodipicolinate synthase family protein — protein sequence MLNARIHVAVPTAFHHDESLNIESTLAHADWLISQGITSILFGGSTGEQHSMDASEKRALYDAVNQHPWAPGIEILVGVAAIRQRHAVELGRYVASLSRIDGILLGFPPYVRPTQEQARRYAVAVIDAVRKPTIIYNHPERTGFDASASTLAQLCMLAHVIGIKDPGGTLKIDEVAQELTPFKTRYYAGGEVNINSRVSTGFTYLSSIAGNMAPKETVEWFEALRKGLEPPHNDLLSELVSKIKGEAPIQTLKDYITDHEGIDMGVCRAPLGGVD from the coding sequence ATGCTTAACGCTCGGATCCATGTTGCCGTGCCCACGGCCTTCCATCACGATGAATCCCTCAACATCGAGTCCACCCTGGCCCACGCAGACTGGCTTATCAGCCAAGGCATCACATCAATCCTCTTCGGTGGCTCCACCGGCGAGCAGCACAGCATGGACGCCTCTGAAAAACGTGCTCTCTACGACGCTGTGAATCAGCATCCCTGGGCGCCTGGAATTGAGATACTTGTTGGTGTTGCCGCTATCCGACAGCGCCATGCTGTAGAGCTAGGGCGCTACGTGGCGTCGTTAAGCCGGATTGATGGCATCTTATTAGGGTTCCCGCCCTACGTGCGCCCTACGCAGGAGCAGGCGCGTCGTTACGCAGTAGCCGTTATCGACGCCGTCCGTAAGCCCACAATCATCTACAACCACCCAGAACGCACTGGTTTCGACGCGAGTGCTTCTACCCTGGCGCAGCTATGTATGCTCGCGCACGTCATCGGCATCAAAGATCCAGGCGGCACGCTCAAGATTGACGAGGTCGCCCAAGAGCTCACCCCCTTTAAAACTCGCTACTATGCCGGCGGTGAGGTCAACATCAACTCCCGCGTATCCACAGGTTTTACCTACCTCTCCTCCATCGCCGGCAACATGGCACCAAAGGAAACCGTCGAATGGTTCGAGGCATTAAGGAAGGGCCTTGAACCACCCCATAATGATCTCCTTTCCGAGTTGGTGTCCAAGATCAAAGGCGAGGCCCCGATTCAGACGCTCAAGGACTACATCACTGACCACGAAGGCATAGATATGGGAGTATGTCGGGCGCCACTGGGTGGCGTCGATTAG
- a CDS encoding MDR family oxidoreductase codes for MTNQSRSVVVCASETGDITTQLLPSADEHIADGDVLIKVAYSSLNFKDGMALRGDRGVARTFPLVPGIDAVGEVLESESERFQPGDKVIANGAGIGEFRHGGYTERQRIHASSTVALPSNFSMKQAAAIGTAGYTAALSVNALIQHGVLPDHGPILVTGATGGVGSIAILLLHKLGYNVVAATGRMEEHSDYLLGLGASSIVERKELSEKGKPLQRALYAGVVDCVGSHTLVNACAQTKWGGVVTACGLAQGADLPGTVLPFILRGVSLVGINSVDAPLEHREKAWALLSQNLDTEALDAMTTTISLDEVIDAGKALMINQLHGRTVVEIN; via the coding sequence ATGACTAATCAATCGCGCTCTGTTGTGGTTTGTGCTTCCGAAACCGGGGACATCACCACCCAACTCCTCCCATCAGCGGATGAGCACATCGCCGATGGTGATGTGCTCATTAAAGTTGCGTATTCCTCCCTCAACTTCAAAGACGGCATGGCCCTGCGTGGGGATCGCGGCGTGGCCCGCACCTTCCCCCTAGTTCCCGGCATCGATGCTGTTGGGGAGGTCTTAGAATCAGAATCCGAGCGGTTCCAGCCCGGCGATAAAGTCATTGCCAATGGCGCAGGAATCGGAGAATTTCGCCATGGCGGGTACACCGAACGTCAGCGTATTCACGCCTCGTCTACGGTGGCTCTCCCCTCTAACTTTTCCATGAAACAAGCCGCAGCTATTGGCACAGCAGGATACACAGCAGCGCTCTCCGTGAACGCGCTTATACAACACGGGGTTCTGCCCGATCATGGCCCCATCCTCGTCACAGGCGCTACCGGCGGCGTGGGGTCAATCGCCATTCTTTTATTGCACAAGCTTGGCTATAACGTTGTCGCCGCGACCGGCCGAATGGAAGAGCACTCAGATTATCTTCTAGGGCTTGGGGCCAGCTCCATCGTGGAACGAAAAGAACTGAGCGAAAAGGGCAAACCTCTACAACGCGCCCTATATGCGGGTGTCGTCGACTGCGTGGGCTCCCACACCCTTGTCAACGCGTGTGCTCAAACTAAGTGGGGCGGAGTGGTTACAGCGTGCGGATTGGCCCAAGGGGCAGATTTACCAGGAACGGTTCTTCCTTTTATTCTTCGTGGCGTATCACTCGTTGGCATCAATTCCGTTGATGCACCTCTTGAGCACCGCGAAAAAGCTTGGGCTCTACTCTCACAAAACCTAGATACCGAAGCCCTAGATGCAATGACAACCACTATCAGCCTCGACGAGGTCATCGATGCGGGTAAAGCCTTAATGATTAACCAACTTCATGGCCGGACGGTAGTCGAGATCAATTAA
- a CDS encoding NADP-dependent oxidoreductase: MTTTTQWVLASRPQGMPTLENFRKEVVELPELQAGQVLVRNEVATVDPYMRGRMDDTESYVPPFQIDQPLSGGAVGVVVESKSEKIQVGASVRHFQGWQTMAIVDEAEALVVDTNIVPAHAYLGILGLTGLTAYIGLKKVAEMKEGDVVFISGAAGAVGSAAGQIARHLGASFVIGSAGTDAKVERLKELGFDAAFNYRNGDVSTALKQAAPNGIDVYFDNVGGDHLEAAIDNFNVFGRAALCGAISQYNSEEVFGPRNMLSIIGKCLTLRGFVAPKYMDTVEEFQQVIAPLVVTGQIQFDVTTRHGVDALPSAFLELFQGGNTGKMIVEF; this comes from the coding sequence ATGACCACAACTACCCAATGGGTTCTCGCGTCTCGCCCGCAAGGCATGCCCACGCTGGAGAATTTCCGTAAGGAAGTCGTCGAGCTCCCCGAGCTTCAAGCCGGCCAAGTGTTGGTTCGCAATGAGGTAGCGACGGTCGACCCGTATATGCGCGGTCGCATGGACGATACGGAGTCTTACGTCCCGCCGTTCCAGATTGATCAACCACTGTCTGGTGGGGCTGTCGGCGTCGTCGTGGAATCAAAGTCCGAGAAGATTCAGGTCGGAGCGAGCGTGCGCCATTTCCAAGGATGGCAGACGATGGCTATCGTCGATGAGGCTGAAGCTTTGGTGGTAGATACAAACATTGTCCCAGCTCACGCTTACCTAGGCATACTAGGGTTGACTGGCTTGACTGCCTACATCGGGTTGAAAAAAGTCGCGGAGATGAAGGAGGGCGATGTCGTCTTTATCTCTGGCGCGGCCGGCGCCGTCGGTTCTGCCGCAGGTCAGATCGCGCGGCATCTCGGAGCTAGCTTTGTGATTGGTTCTGCCGGCACAGACGCCAAGGTTGAGCGCTTGAAAGAGCTGGGTTTCGACGCCGCCTTCAACTATCGCAACGGTGATGTATCCACGGCACTCAAACAAGCAGCGCCCAATGGTATTGATGTCTACTTTGATAACGTCGGCGGCGACCATCTTGAAGCAGCAATCGACAACTTCAATGTCTTTGGCCGAGCAGCGCTATGCGGGGCGATCTCTCAATACAATTCAGAAGAAGTTTTTGGCCCTCGCAATATGCTTTCAATCATTGGGAAGTGCTTAACCTTGCGCGGGTTTGTCGCTCCCAAATACATGGATACGGTAGAGGAATTCCAGCAGGTCATAGCCCCGCTTGTGGTCACTGGGCAAATACAGTTTGATGTCACTACTCGCCACGGCGTTGACGCACTCCCCTCCGCCTTCCTGGAGCTTTTCCAAGGCGGCAACACCGGCAAGATGATCGTGGAGTTCTAG
- the cmrA gene encoding mycolate reductase (Catalyzes the final step in mycolic acid biosynthesis.) — translation MALPSPSIHARAVVTGASQGIGRAIAKDLACMGHNLILVARRRDVLEQLAEELEQNHSVKVDVMACDLANPEERATLISELQDVEVNIIINSAGIASFGPFIDQDWSYEDKQFELNARAVFELTHAVLPGMIKRGTGAICNVGSAAGNVPIPNNATYVLTKAGVNAFTEALHYELRGTGVACTLLAPGPVREAVVDDAEKSIVDKVVPDFLWTTYESCSQETLAALAANSRRVVPGPLSKAMNAISAIAPTAVLSPLMGWFYKKLGS, via the coding sequence GTGGCATTACCTTCACCATCCATTCATGCACGAGCTGTAGTTACTGGCGCAAGCCAAGGAATCGGACGTGCGATCGCCAAGGATCTTGCCTGCATGGGCCACAATCTCATTCTGGTAGCCCGACGCCGTGACGTCCTTGAGCAGCTAGCAGAGGAATTGGAACAAAACCACAGCGTCAAAGTCGATGTTATGGCCTGTGACCTTGCTAATCCCGAGGAGCGTGCAACGCTCATCAGCGAGCTTCAAGACGTGGAAGTTAACATCATCATCAATTCCGCAGGAATCGCAAGCTTTGGCCCCTTCATCGACCAGGATTGGTCATATGAAGACAAACAATTCGAGCTCAACGCCCGTGCGGTCTTTGAGCTCACCCACGCAGTACTTCCCGGCATGATCAAGCGTGGCACGGGCGCCATCTGCAACGTTGGTTCCGCCGCCGGAAATGTCCCCATCCCCAACAATGCCACCTATGTGCTCACTAAAGCAGGGGTAAACGCTTTCACGGAGGCCCTCCACTACGAGCTCCGAGGCACTGGCGTTGCATGCACATTGTTAGCTCCGGGCCCCGTCCGCGAGGCAGTCGTCGATGATGCCGAAAAATCCATCGTGGACAAAGTCGTACCGGACTTCCTCTGGACCACATACGAGTCATGTTCACAAGAAACTCTCGCAGCACTTGCCGCAAACTCGCGCCGGGTCGTTCCTGGGCCTTTATCAAAAGCAATGAATGCAATTTCTGCAATCGCCCCTACTGCAGTACTTTCACCACTGATGGGCTGGTTCTATAAAAAACTAGGATCATAA
- the orn gene encoding oligoribonuclease: protein MTQDTSTLENMSDTPAKNDRLVWIDLEMTGLDTHRHVIVEVAALITDADLNILGEGVDLVVHATDAELAEMDDYVTTMHENSGLTQEIRSSTVSIKEAEDAVLELIAKHCDPQHPAPLAGNSIATDRSFINAYMPRLDEALHYRMVDVSSIKELARRWSPRVYFNQPQKGMAHRALADIVESIRELEYYRQALFKKDLTNAECIEASAQATQSYQQFLQ from the coding sequence ATGACGCAAGATACGAGTACCTTAGAAAACATGTCTGATACTCCCGCTAAAAATGATCGTCTCGTTTGGATAGACCTTGAAATGACAGGTCTCGATACTCACCGTCACGTGATTGTCGAAGTTGCTGCACTGATCACCGATGCAGATCTGAATATCCTTGGCGAGGGAGTAGACCTTGTTGTGCACGCCACTGATGCGGAACTCGCAGAAATGGACGACTATGTCACCACAATGCACGAAAACTCTGGTCTGACGCAGGAAATCCGATCCTCCACTGTTTCCATCAAGGAAGCCGAGGATGCCGTCCTTGAGCTGATTGCCAAGCATTGCGACCCGCAACATCCAGCTCCCCTGGCAGGTAATTCCATTGCTACAGACCGCAGCTTCATCAACGCTTACATGCCAAGGCTCGACGAGGCTCTGCACTATCGCATGGTCGATGTTTCCTCTATCAAAGAGCTTGCCAGACGCTGGTCCCCGCGCGTGTACTTCAATCAACCACAAAAGGGCATGGCACACCGCGCGCTAGCGGATATCGTTGAGTCCATCCGCGAGCTTGAGTACTACCGTCAAGCGCTCTTTAAAAAGGATCTCACCAACGCGGAATGCATTGAGGCTTCTGCTCAAGCAACCCAGTCCTACCAGCAGTTTTTGCAATAA
- a CDS encoding L,D-transpeptidase, which produces MAKRVSKRSYIGVAATLLGFSLLMAGCTIAKGGGDESGHSEQSSQQAEKKLAPIASVNNGETGVDPSAFVTVKSLGEGLKNVTMTNENGKEVQGEISADGRSWSTTEVLGFNRSYTIVAKDKNGESSTTGFQTVTPAAQAFGSLAPLDGSVVGVAQVIAMRFDAIVNDRKAVEDAIKVTTEPAVEGAFFWISPYEVRWRPENFWAPGTKVTVDAKLYGKNLGKGVYGDNDNSATFTIGDRVEAVADDATKTMTIYHNGAPVRSMPISMGANKWPTPNGVYTIGDKNPSLVMDSESYGLSHNEGGYRVDVKFATQMSYSGIYVHAAPWSVYAQGNSNTSHGCINVSTENAQWFQNFVKRGDIVTVRNTIGGYLSGYDGLGDWNIDWPTWKAGNSNI; this is translated from the coding sequence GTGGCCAAAAGGGTATCCAAGCGATCGTATATAGGGGTAGCGGCGACGCTGTTGGGTTTCTCGTTGTTGATGGCTGGATGCACGATAGCTAAGGGGGGCGGGGATGAATCAGGACACAGTGAGCAGTCCTCGCAGCAGGCGGAGAAGAAGCTTGCTCCCATAGCTAGCGTGAATAATGGTGAAACCGGGGTGGATCCCTCCGCGTTTGTCACGGTCAAATCTTTGGGCGAGGGCCTGAAGAACGTGACCATGACTAATGAGAATGGCAAAGAGGTCCAAGGTGAGATCTCTGCAGATGGACGTTCGTGGTCTACCACCGAGGTCTTGGGCTTTAACCGTTCGTACACCATTGTGGCGAAAGACAAGAACGGAGAGTCTTCCACTACGGGGTTCCAAACGGTAACCCCGGCGGCGCAGGCATTTGGTTCTTTAGCTCCTCTTGATGGGTCAGTCGTGGGAGTAGCCCAGGTCATTGCGATGCGTTTTGATGCAATCGTGAATGATCGCAAAGCTGTGGAAGACGCAATCAAGGTGACCACCGAGCCTGCGGTCGAGGGCGCATTTTTCTGGATTAGTCCCTATGAGGTGCGGTGGCGTCCGGAGAACTTCTGGGCACCGGGCACCAAGGTCACCGTGGACGCCAAGCTTTATGGCAAGAACCTAGGCAAAGGCGTGTACGGAGATAACGACAATTCTGCGACGTTTACCATTGGTGATCGAGTCGAGGCGGTAGCCGATGACGCAACAAAGACCATGACGATCTACCACAATGGTGCGCCTGTCCGGTCGATGCCGATCTCCATGGGGGCGAATAAGTGGCCGACCCCCAACGGGGTTTACACCATTGGGGATAAGAATCCTTCTCTGGTGATGGACTCGGAATCCTATGGGCTCTCCCATAACGAGGGCGGTTACCGCGTTGATGTGAAATTTGCCACACAAATGTCCTATTCCGGCATCTACGTGCATGCGGCGCCATGGTCTGTCTATGCACAGGGCAATTCCAATACGTCTCATGGCTGCATCAACGTGAGCACGGAGAACGCGCAATGGTTCCAGAACTTTGTTAAGCGAGGGGACATCGTCACCGTGCGGAACACCATTGGCGGTTACCTCAGTGGCTATGACGGCCTGGGGGACTGGAACATCGACTGGCCAACCTGGAAGGCCGGAAACTCGAATATCTAA
- a CDS encoding S8 family peptidase, translated as MKIHPSRTVFSRRGGVSVVCAAITCASLVTTAAPALSAEEPDDSLAVVQRQSAAPTGEAPATRFIVTFNRMTTLDQAKRMKILDKIVKEFSSDASFVRQMFDGSYVVELDPPVPAERIPSLRGALESKAEIAYADIDRVQYSTSLAAPNDEHYKYQWHLFDQFGANVDKAWASGADGAETVIAVVDSGITSHADLNGKVLPGYDMISDPKISQDRDGRDNDPTDMGDWTYQGDCGPNSRATNSSWHGTHVAGIAAAITDNHEGVAGVAPGAKILPVRALGRCGGYTSDIADAIVWAAGEDVPGTPHNDNPADVINLSLGGRSRCMPIYQNAIDRALSRGATIAVAAGNEDQSTDNVQPASCDGVITVGATGPEGHRSTYSNFGRHVDVGAPGGNMYPAFSNHNPGGGILSTVNRGLRSAEASGYSYMEGTSMATPVVAGVIALMKAADSTISPDEIERILRDTARRYTAEPGPGQRKTAHGMGAGLVDAHAAVCSVLARNGRSCDDARPAPKPITVPTPVVETVPAPAPSDPEPVDLDPSESLTPELDLPIVDPEPVAEPEPVAEAPVAPRPIVRKPVSEEKERPGRERTGREQIKQQQCTRFERLLPWKKCS; from the coding sequence GTGAAAATTCATCCCTCAAGAACCGTATTCTCACGCAGGGGTGGCGTATCTGTTGTATGCGCTGCCATAACGTGTGCATCTCTCGTTACTACTGCTGCCCCTGCTCTGTCCGCTGAAGAACCCGATGACTCTCTTGCCGTTGTGCAGCGTCAAAGTGCTGCCCCAACAGGCGAGGCGCCTGCTACTCGATTCATTGTCACATTCAACCGCATGACGACGCTGGATCAGGCTAAAAGGATGAAAATCCTGGATAAGATTGTTAAAGAATTTTCTTCTGACGCATCTTTTGTTCGTCAGATGTTCGACGGCTCATACGTCGTTGAACTAGATCCGCCTGTGCCTGCAGAGCGAATTCCTTCTCTCCGTGGCGCCCTTGAGTCCAAAGCAGAAATTGCTTATGCGGATATTGACCGCGTCCAGTATTCCACTTCTCTTGCTGCGCCCAATGACGAGCACTACAAGTACCAATGGCACCTCTTTGACCAGTTCGGCGCTAACGTCGATAAAGCATGGGCATCGGGTGCCGACGGCGCTGAGACGGTTATCGCCGTGGTGGATTCGGGTATTACCAGCCACGCCGATCTTAACGGCAAGGTCTTGCCTGGTTACGACATGATCTCCGACCCCAAGATCTCTCAGGATCGCGACGGTCGCGATAACGACCCCACTGACATGGGTGACTGGACCTATCAAGGGGATTGCGGCCCCAACTCCCGCGCCACGAATTCTTCCTGGCATGGTACTCACGTTGCGGGTATTGCGGCGGCAATTACGGACAACCATGAGGGTGTTGCTGGCGTTGCTCCTGGAGCCAAAATCCTTCCTGTTCGTGCTTTGGGCCGATGTGGTGGCTACACCTCGGATATCGCGGATGCAATCGTGTGGGCTGCAGGCGAGGACGTTCCTGGAACCCCACATAATGACAACCCGGCCGACGTGATCAACCTGTCCCTCGGTGGACGGTCTCGCTGCATGCCGATCTATCAAAACGCCATCGACCGCGCGCTGTCCCGTGGCGCAACAATAGCAGTGGCTGCTGGCAATGAGGATCAGTCAACCGATAACGTGCAGCCTGCATCGTGTGATGGCGTGATCACTGTAGGCGCTACTGGTCCGGAAGGCCACAGGTCTACCTACTCCAACTTCGGGCGCCACGTTGACGTCGGTGCTCCTGGCGGCAATATGTATCCGGCCTTTAGTAACCACAATCCGGGAGGGGGCATCCTTTCCACTGTTAACCGTGGTCTGCGCAGCGCTGAAGCGAGCGGCTACTCCTACATGGAAGGCACCTCCATGGCTACGCCTGTGGTTGCTGGCGTCATTGCTTTGATGAAGGCTGCAGATTCCACAATCAGCCCCGATGAGATTGAGCGCATCCTTCGCGACACCGCACGTCGCTATACTGCAGAGCCTGGTCCCGGACAGCGAAAGACTGCGCACGGAATGGGTGCAGGGCTTGTCGACGCCCATGCTGCGGTGTGTTCTGTACTAGCCCGTAATGGCCGTAGCTGTGATGATGCCCGTCCTGCTCCTAAGCCGATTACGGTTCCTACACCGGTCGTGGAGACCGTTCCTGCGCCGGCTCCTTCCGACCCGGAGCCGGTTGACCTCGATCCTAGCGAGTCTCTTACCCCAGAGCTTGACCTTCCCATTGTTGATCCAGAGCCGGTGGCTGAACCAGAGCCGGTAGCTGAGGCACCAGTCGCACCTCGCCCTATTGTGAGGAAGCCTGTTTCTGAGGAAAAGGAACGCCCTGGCCGGGAACGCACCGGAAGGGAACAAATAAAGCAGCAGCAA